In the Wyeomyia smithii strain HCP4-BCI-WySm-NY-G18 chromosome 2, ASM2978416v1, whole genome shotgun sequence genome, one interval contains:
- the LOC129722997 gene encoding uncharacterized protein LOC129722997 isoform X1: MFTLSRLPDEDNPSPNVGNGSNSSSNSSNSNASTGSSVPGSGVTLDAADASSAGVATSPTAWNLELDMPMIEEDMQVIDTIDQSYWNGKFVPPPPRPPFLEESIAPDGLTTCDLCSWAWQDKGTLSLDGAIKEIFSPPADTKEFSWTFTLVVVSLTSAVLGAIIMIIFLRCKRIRSNQNGIRTLCFDSSSTKDTTGLNFDNQTSKNSTNGSCSPRSTNSGLWTWFSSRKNLSTPEQLVNSHTLPVENHYTHMDDNNYNPVQIDEASYAEVGNEMGPSETNSYKSSSVHHGGDNDVLIMNCPLPAIPTGSHSGGASGSGSAYYSGLLNSADMPGDDDEDERPYEIVDLKEMSSPHKSHNVQSHLLNETNNLLTIEKHSEGLPEGTISASDYV; the protein is encoded by the exons ATGTTCACGCTATCGAGGCTGCCCGATGAGGATAACCCATCGCCCAATGTTGGCAACGGTAGCAATAGCAgtagcaacagcagcaacagtaACGCTAGCACTGGTAGCAGTGTTCCCGGCAGTGGCGTCACTCTCGACGCAGCAGACGCCTCGAGCGCAGGAGTCGCCACAAGTCCAACTGCCTGGAATCTTGAGCTCGACATGCCGATGATCGAAGAAGACATGCAAGTGATCGACACGATCGATCAGAGCTACTGGAATGGCAAGTTTGTTCCACCACCTCCAAGACCACCGTTTCTGGAAGAGTCCATCGCTCCTGATGGCCTCACGACATGTGACTTATGCAGCTGGGCCTGGCAGGATAAGGGGACTTTATCACTAGACGGAGCAATCA AAGAAATTTTCTCCCCACCCGCAGATACCAAGGAGTTCAGCTGGACTTTCACGCTGGTCGTAGTTTCGCTCACATCAGCTGTACTTGGTGCCATAATTATGATAATATTTCTTAGGTGTAAGAG AATACGGTCTAATCAGAATGGAATAAGAACGCTATGCTTTGATTCGAGTAGTACAAAGGATACAACGGGACTAAATTTCGACAATCAAACATCAAAAAATTCTACCAACGGTTCATGTAGCCCTCGGAGTACCAATTCGGGGCTTTGGACTTGGTTTAGCAGCCGAAAGAATCTATCGACACCGGAGCAACTGGTTAATTCGCACACGCTTCCGGTGGAAAATCATTACACTCACATGGATGACAACAACTATAATCCAGTTCAGATTGATGAGGCTTCATATGCTGAGGTGGGCAATGAAATGGGTCCCTCTGAAACTAACTCATACAAATCGAGCTCCGTGCATCAT GGAGGCGATAACGACGTGTTAATTATGAACTGTCCTTTACCGGCAATTCCCACCGGATCGCATAGTGGGGGTGCCAGCGGTTCCGGAAGTGCATATTATTCCGGCCTGCTTAATAGCGCGGATATGCCTGGTGATGACGACGAGGACGAGCGGCCGTACGAAATTGTCGATCTAAAGGAGATGTCCTCGCCACATAAGAGTCACAATGTACAAAGTCATTTGCTGAATGAGACCAACAATTTGCTGACCATCGAAAAGCACTCCGAAGGCTTACCTGAAGGAACAATTTCGGCATCTGATTATGTTTAG
- the LOC129722997 gene encoding uncharacterized protein LOC129722997 isoform X2: MFTLSRLPDEDNPSPNVGNGSNSSSNSSNSNASTGSSVPGSGVTLDAADASSAGVATSPTAWNLELDMPMIEEDMQVIDTIDQSYWNGKFVPPPPRPPFLEESIAPDGLTTCDLCSWAWQDKGTLSLDGAINTKEFSWTFTLVVVSLTSAVLGAIIMIIFLRCKRIRSNQNGIRTLCFDSSSTKDTTGLNFDNQTSKNSTNGSCSPRSTNSGLWTWFSSRKNLSTPEQLVNSHTLPVENHYTHMDDNNYNPVQIDEASYAEVGNEMGPSETNSYKSSSVHHGGDNDVLIMNCPLPAIPTGSHSGGASGSGSAYYSGLLNSADMPGDDDEDERPYEIVDLKEMSSPHKSHNVQSHLLNETNNLLTIEKHSEGLPEGTISASDYV, encoded by the exons ATGTTCACGCTATCGAGGCTGCCCGATGAGGATAACCCATCGCCCAATGTTGGCAACGGTAGCAATAGCAgtagcaacagcagcaacagtaACGCTAGCACTGGTAGCAGTGTTCCCGGCAGTGGCGTCACTCTCGACGCAGCAGACGCCTCGAGCGCAGGAGTCGCCACAAGTCCAACTGCCTGGAATCTTGAGCTCGACATGCCGATGATCGAAGAAGACATGCAAGTGATCGACACGATCGATCAGAGCTACTGGAATGGCAAGTTTGTTCCACCACCTCCAAGACCACCGTTTCTGGAAGAGTCCATCGCTCCTGATGGCCTCACGACATGTGACTTATGCAGCTGGGCCTGGCAGGATAAGGGGACTTTATCACTAGACGGAGCAATCA ATACCAAGGAGTTCAGCTGGACTTTCACGCTGGTCGTAGTTTCGCTCACATCAGCTGTACTTGGTGCCATAATTATGATAATATTTCTTAGGTGTAAGAG AATACGGTCTAATCAGAATGGAATAAGAACGCTATGCTTTGATTCGAGTAGTACAAAGGATACAACGGGACTAAATTTCGACAATCAAACATCAAAAAATTCTACCAACGGTTCATGTAGCCCTCGGAGTACCAATTCGGGGCTTTGGACTTGGTTTAGCAGCCGAAAGAATCTATCGACACCGGAGCAACTGGTTAATTCGCACACGCTTCCGGTGGAAAATCATTACACTCACATGGATGACAACAACTATAATCCAGTTCAGATTGATGAGGCTTCATATGCTGAGGTGGGCAATGAAATGGGTCCCTCTGAAACTAACTCATACAAATCGAGCTCCGTGCATCAT GGAGGCGATAACGACGTGTTAATTATGAACTGTCCTTTACCGGCAATTCCCACCGGATCGCATAGTGGGGGTGCCAGCGGTTCCGGAAGTGCATATTATTCCGGCCTGCTTAATAGCGCGGATATGCCTGGTGATGACGACGAGGACGAGCGGCCGTACGAAATTGTCGATCTAAAGGAGATGTCCTCGCCACATAAGAGTCACAATGTACAAAGTCATTTGCTGAATGAGACCAACAATTTGCTGACCATCGAAAAGCACTCCGAAGGCTTACCTGAAGGAACAATTTCGGCATCTGATTATGTTTAG